In Vibrio fluvialis, the DNA window ATCGCTGAGGGAGCCAACATATCCGCACCGGCTCTGGCGGCAGCCACGGACTGTTTCACCAGATTTTCGACCGTTTTATCGTTATCGACATAACCTTCGTGCACCACACCACAATGGCCGTGAGTGGTGTACTCACAAAAACAGATATCGGGAATCACAATCATGTCTGGGCAGGCGGTTTTGATGGCTTTGATCATGCGGCTCAGCAAGCCGTTGTCGTGCCAGGTATCAGAGCCACATTCGTCTTTGTGATGAGAAATACCAAACGGCATCACATAGCGAATCCCCAGTTCGTACAGTGCGATCACTTCGTCGGCGATATGGGATTCCGGAATACGTTGGACGCCCGGCAGCGCGTCGATCGCCACCGGCGCTTCGATGCCTTCTTCGACAAAAATCGGTTGAATCAAATCGCTCTTGCTTAGTTGGGTTTCCTGCACCATGTGGCGAATGTGCTGATGCGCGCGCAGGCGGCGTGGACGTTTCATTAACGGTTGATGAGACTGACTTTCCATTGGAGACACCTTCTTTCTTAGAATCTGGAATATGCCAATAGCCACAGCGCCTGAGAGGCGGGAGTCCTTCGGCGGCATTGAGCGTGTCTTCATGACGGATTGGCAACAAGGAGTGCTTGAGAGGCAACGAGGTTGCAGAAAGCTCGACCATAATGAACCTCTGTCCGCGTAATGTGTAGTGTTATATGGATATTGAATGGGAGCTTTCGATTTATTCTTGTTGTGAATTTTTCAGGTTTACTGGAGCCAGTGAACGAGTAAAAGCGGCCAGCTTAATGCTGGCCGTGTCCAATCATCAGTGAAGCGTCGGGTTTAGCAGCTCGGCAAGTTTGCTTAGATCGAACGTCACCACCCAGACGTTTGCTTTGGGTTGTGGTACTTGGGCCTGCGGCAGCGAGAATATCGCGTCGCGGCAAACCCGGGGGAAATTTTGTACCACAGGCCAGTTAGGGCTGGATGGTCCCGCGGCAGATTCGGCAATTTCTAAATGCAAAGCTGGATAACGTTTCATCTTCACCTCACGTCATTGAGGGTGAGGATTCACCCTCAATGCATTGGGCCGATTAAGCGGCGTTCTCTTTTGGCGCGTCAGTCACCATCGCTTCGGTGGTGATCATCAGGCCAGCCACACTAGCGGCATATTGCAGTGCAGAGCGAGTGACTTTCGCCGGGTCAAGAATACCCAACTCAATCATGTTGCCATATTCGCCAGTCGCTGCGTTGTAGCCGTAGTGTTCATCGCCCGCTTTCACGGCATTGGCCACCACAGAACCTTCGTCACCCGCGTTGATGGCGATTTGACGCAATGGCTCTTCCATCGCACGCAACGCAACGCGAATACCGACATTCTGGTCATCGTTGTCGCC includes these proteins:
- the hemB gene encoding porphobilinogen synthase, producing the protein MESQSHQPLMKRPRRLRAHQHIRHMVQETQLSKSDLIQPIFVEEGIEAPVAIDALPGVQRIPESHIADEVIALYELGIRYVMPFGISHHKDECGSDTWHDNGLLSRMIKAIKTACPDMIVIPDICFCEYTTHGHCGVVHEGYVDNDKTVENLVKQSVAAARAGADMLAPSAMMDGQVGAIRRGLDAAGFPNVSIMAHAIKFASAFYGPFRSAVECTLEGNRDTYQADPHNGRQALVEAALDEEEGADILMVKPGTPYLDVLKSLSDNTRLPLAVYQVSGEYAILKTAAQAGLLDEKRAVLETMIGFKRAGASVIVTYYAKELAQWLSK